A genomic segment from Dermacentor silvarum isolate Dsil-2018 chromosome 11, BIME_Dsil_1.4, whole genome shotgun sequence encodes:
- the LOC119433841 gene encoding BET1 homolog has translation MRRAQTSSQGYANGSSYRDTVEEENTQLIDGLKSKISALKTVSIDIGHEVKYQNKMLNEMSTDFDAGEGILKSTMGRLVRMSRSGHNRYIFYLMMFSLFVFLVIYMLIKLG, from the exons ATGCGGCGAGCCCAAACGTCATCACAAGGATATGCCA ATGGATCCAGTTACAGAGACACCGTGGAGGAGGAGAATACTCAGCTGATTGACGGCCTGAAATCGAAGATCTCTGCCCTGAAGACG GTGTCAATAGACATTGGCCATGAAGTCAAGTACCAAAACAAGATGCTAAATGAAATGAGCACGGACTTTGACGCTGGCGAGGGCATCTTGAAATCGACGATGGGCCGACTCGTGAGAATGAGCCGGTCCGGCCACAATCGCTACATCTTTTACCTCATGATGTTCTCCCTGTTTGTGTTTCTTGTCATATATATGTTAATTAAGCTGGGCTAa